The DNA segment CTGTTCGGCGTCGCAGTCAAGGAAATTCCCAATTTAATTTCTAGTGGTGTGGTGATTACCCGACTTCTCCGTGATGAAACAATTATTACTCCGAAGGGTTCTACAAAGATTCATGAGGGTGATAAGATTCATATTGTAGGAATGCCTGAAGCTGTCGCTACCATGGAAAAGGTTATTGGCTCTCGCCTGACAACGCCCATTACTGCCGCCAATAGCGATTTGACCACCAAATCTATTTTGGTTACAAATAAAAAAATGCTTGGCAAAACCATTGAATCTTTGGCTTTTGCAGAACGCTATGGTGTTACCGTTAGCCGTGTGGTTCGCGGTGAGTTTAAGTTTACGGGTCGCCTAGATCTTCGATTGAAGTTTGCAGACAAACTTTTGGTTGTGGGACCTGCGGCTGGTATTGACGCTGTAACCAAGGAACTTGGCGATTCTTTGAAGGCACTAGACCATCCTGAAATCATTCCGGCATTTGTCGGTATCTTCCTAGGCATTATTGTAGGTTCCATCCCTATCGCCATTCCTGGAATGCCTACTCCGCTGAAGCTTGGCCTTGCCGGTGGTCCGCTGGTTATTTCAATCATCCTTTCTCGCAAGCGTAAGATTGGTCCGCTGAACTTCTTTATGGCTGCAAGCGCAAACCTAATGCTTCGTGAACTTGGAATTACTTTATTCTTAACCTGTGTGGGATTGAATGCTGGTATCAAGTTCTTTGATGTTCTTTTGAATGGAGACGGTTTCTACTACATGGGCCTTGCCGCTCTCATTACATTCGTCCCGCTGATGGTTGCTGGCGTCGTGGGCCGTGTAGTCTTTAAGGTAAATTACCTGAGCCTCTGTGGTGCTATTGCGGGCTCTATGACGGATCCTCCGGCTCTCGCTTTTGCCAACGGACTTTCCAATAGCGAAGCGGTGAATGTGGGATACGCTTCTGTATATCCGCTGACAATGTTACTTCGAATTTTAAGTGGCCAGGTTTTGGCGATACTCTTGTACGCTGTGGCTTAGCAAGATTTTTCATGTGCTCCAATCAAAAAGACCCGGCTTCATGCTGGGCCTTTTTTGCTTTAGAAGAAACGCGCGTCCACTATAAAGCGGGATCGCTAGCGTTATTTGCCTCGAATGCCTTGGCACGATCAATGCATGTGGCGCATGTGCCGCAGGGATTTTCTCCGCCCTCGTAACAACTCCAGGTCAGCTCAAAGGGTGCCTTTAGCTCAAGACCGATTTTAACGACTTCAGATTTGCTGACTCCTGTAAAGGGGGCTGCTACGTGAACTTGTTCGTAAGTGCCGATGCCGATGGCGTCGCTCATGGTGCTGACGAATTCTTCACTGCAGTCTGCGTAGGCGTTGCCTGCTGCGTCGTCGGCGTGAGCTCCGAGGAAAATGGTGACATCGTCGTTTTCGTAAATGCTTTGGGCGAGGCTTGCGCAAACGCTAAGCATTAAACCGTTGCGGAAGGGGACGTAAGTGGAAACCTTCCCGCGGCCGTTTTCGGCAATTTGCTGATCGTAGCTTTTGTGGTCAATTTCTTTTGTGGAATTGGCTAGTAGGGAGCAGTTGGAAAACTGCATGATGGATGCTACATCAAACTCGTAATGGGGGAGCCCGTAATAATCCGCAACCGCCTTGGCGCAGTCCAATTCCTTGCGATGTTTTTGTCCGTAAAAGATGGATGCTGTGGCCACGTTTTCCTTGCCAAACTTTTCAACGGCCATTGCCACGCAGACGGTAGAATCCACACCGCCTGAAGAGAGTACGATTGCTTTCTTCATTATGTTCCCTAGTTTTGTTTTTAGACAGGATGGTTTCGAACTGTCTTATTCTAAAAATAGATAAAATTTTCCTGAAATAACATCAATAAAACGCCCATTTTGCTTACGCGCCTTTCCTCTTTGTTCCATAAAAGTGTATTTTTTCAAAAGAAAAGAAACCGTATGGGAATACGGTGTTTTGTTGTCTATTTAGAGGTTTTTGATGAAAAAGCTTGCCATCGCGACTTATGTGCTTCGTGCTCTGGGTTTTATCTTGGTGTTTCTCAGCCTGTTTGGCCATACCTTGATCCTGAATGTTTTCCCGGGTCTCGAAGGTCAGTCCATTAACCCGATCTTCTATTCCGGTATCGTTGTGTACCTGGTTGGTGCGGTTATCTACTTCTTTATCAATAAAAAGGAAAGGGCTGATCGCCGCCGTCGTGAAATTGAGGAAGCTGAGGAACGTGCTTTTGGCGGTCAACGCAATACTTCAGAAGAAAACGACGAACAGGATTCTGATAAGTAATTTGGTGTTTGTATGATTCAGATTGAACATTTGCATAAGACCTACCACAGCGGTTTTCTGATGAAACCCAAGCTTGCATTGAAGGATGTAAGTTTTAATGTGGAACCGGGTCAGGTATATGGTTTTATCGGTCCTAACGGAGCAGGTAAGTCTACTACCATTAAGGTTCTTACCGGTCTTTTGAATTTTGATTCTGGTAAGGTGCTGATTAACGGCATTAGCCCTCGTGATGTAAAGAGCAGAACTTTCCTGGGCTACTCTCCGGAACAACCGTATTTCTACGATTATCTTTCTGGCCGTGAACTTTTGCAGTTCTATGGAAAGCTTGTGGGTCTCGAAGGTAAGGAACTGGATTCTCGCATTCATTGGGCCTTGGAACTTCTTCACGCTGATAAGGATTGGATTGATCGTCGTCTTCGTTCCTACTCCAAGGGTATGATGCAGCGCGTGGGCATTGCTCAGGCTATTCTTGGCAAGCCGAAACTGTTGATCTTGGATGAACCCATGAGTGGTCTTGATCCTATGGGACGTCGTGATGTTCGTGAAGCAATTCAGACATTGAATCGCGACGGTGTGACTATTTTCTATTCCAGCCACTTGCTGAGTGACGTGGAAAGCATTAGCCATAAGGTTGCCATGATTGTTGATGGCAAGATTGTCCGCGAAGGTACCGTGGATGAAATTACGGAATCCTGCGGTGTGGAATACCATGTCCGTACTCGTCAAGCAATTCTTGCTGCGGACCTTCCGGAAGGAGTGACTCCCGCAGGTCATCCTCAGGAATGCGTTTGTGCTGATGATGCTGCCCGCGATCGTCTTCTCAGTTTCTGCCTGTCTCATGGCGTTGCTGTAGAAAAGATGGACCACAAGCGTCCCAGCCTTGAAGATATTTTGACAGAGGAGATTGCCCGTGCCGACGCTTAAGCATATTGGCATTATTGCCCTCAATACTTTCCGTGAATCTATCCGTGATAAGATTCTCTATAACATCGTATTCCTGGCTATCGCTCTCACCTTGTTCAGCATTGTTCTTGGTGAATGGTCTGTGTTTGATCGCGCCTACGTCATCAAATCCACCACCCTTTCAGTGATGAGCCTGTCTGGTTTGCTGATTTCCATTTTTGTGGGCATTAGCCTTGTACAAAAGGAAATTCAACGTAGAACTGTTTTGACCTTGCTCTCCAAGCCTATTAGCCGCGCCACATTCATTGTTGGAAAGTACTTGGGCTTGCTTGCCGTGGTCGCTGTGCATCTTGCTATTCTCACTTGCATCTACTACCTGATGCTTGCGGTTACTGGTGCTGATCCTACGCTTAGCTTGCTTACGGCGATTTACCTGATTTTCTGCGAAATGGCTGTGGTGATTGCAGTGGCGCTTTTGTTCAGCAGCTTTAGCAGCACGGTTCTTAGTGCTTTGTTCACCTTAGGCGTCTACTTTGCAGGTCACCTGAGCAACCAGCTTTTGGAACAGGTTCGTTTTGCAAGCCGCATGGGCGAAATGAACGAAACTTCCAGTGCAATTTTTGAAAAGGCAGCCGTGGTTATTCATGCAATTTTCCCGGGCCTTTATCGATTTAACGTAACCAACTATGTGGTTCATGGAGTCGCTCTTCCGGACATGTATTTGTTCTGGAATACTGTTTACGCCTTGGGCTATGTGGGTGTGTTTTTGGCCATCGCAAGTTGGTGGTTTAGCCGGAGGGATTTCCTATGAGAAACCAGTATATGGCAAAGGTCCTTGTTCACAATAAGGTTGTGACTGAAGACCAGATTAAGACCTATTGGGGTCAGGTAACAGATACAAAGGATATTGGTCAGGTCTTGGTGGATGCAGGTGTTATCCCGCCGCCAATGTACGTTAAGGTTCTTGCTTTTGTCAAGAATCTTGAGGCAAAAGCCGCAGCCGAAGCTCCTGCTGCCCCTGCTGTAAAGCCGGCCGCTCCCGCTGCTGCTCCTGCTCCCGCCGCACCTGCCGCAAAACCCGCATTTACCGCTGCCTCATCCAGCGCAAGTTCCTCCAGTTCTTCAGATTCCGAGGGTGGCTTGCAGATCGAAGGCAACAATCCCTATGGTGAAATTTCTACCGCTAATATGGATGTTGAGGCGGTCGCAGGTTTGGAAGCTACCAGCATCAGCACTTTCCAGGTGAAGAGCGATTCTGATGAAGAAGATCTTGCTGCAGAAAGCGACGAATTGCCGTCTCGCTTTGCTATTGCAACTGGTGAAGGTACTCCCATCGAGGCTCCGGAAACTCTCCGCCCCATGACGACTTTGCCGCAGATTATTGCTTTTGCTCGCAAGTTTAACGCAACAGACATCTATCTGTTTGCGGACCGCCCCATTGTCATGCGACAATCGGGCGCCCTGTTCGAAGCTTCCGAACAGCCTCTGGATTTGTCCCGCTTGAATGAACGTCTGGACGAAGCCTCCAAGGGTTTCTCCGATGGCTACAAGATTGTGGTCGGTCAGAACTTCAGCAAGACTATCGGCCTGAAGGGTGCTGGCCGCGCACGCATCACCGTGACCTGGAACGGAACCACGCCCAGCATTTCTCTGCGCGTGATTCCGTCTGAATCCACCACACTTGAAAATCTTTACTTGCCCGCATTCTGCGCCCAGTTCGCAGAATTGAACTGTGGCCTTGTGCTTATTGCTGGTCCTGCCGCAAGCGGCCGTTCTACGACTATGACCACCTTCGCAGAAACTATTGCTGCAAATCGTGACGTCTATATTCAGACGGTGGAAAAGCCTATTGAACGTCTTTTGCAGAATGCCCGTGGCGCTATCGCCCAGCGAGAAGTCGGTTTGCAGGTACGCTCTGGAATTGAAGGTGTTGATCTTGCAATGAAGAGCGGCGCAGACGTTATCCTCTTTGACCATCTGGAAAATACAGACGAACTTTATGCCTTGCTCCAGGCTGCAAATGCTGGCGCATTGGTGTTCGCTGTAACCGCAGGCAACAACGTTCATTCTCTGCTTTCCCGCTTGCTCAGTTCCGTTCCGGAACAGAATCGTACGGCTCTTGCAAACGCCTTGGCTGACCAGCTGAAGGGTGTGATTGTTCAGCACTTGATTCCCATTGTGCAGAACCAGGGCCAGATTCTTGCTGTGGAAGCAATGAAGATGACGTCTCCCATGGCCAACCTCCTTCGCCGTGGTGAAATCGCCCAGCTTGTTGCTGCAATCAACAGCTTGAAGGATCAGGGTGTTTCCTTGGATGATTCCTTGCAGAAGTGCGTGGAATCTGGTTACATCGAAGGTAATGAAGCTTGGAAGCGTGCAAACGACGCACGTCGTTTTGCGGCATATCGTTCTGCTAACTAAAAGAGGTTTATCATGGCGACAGAAATTGAATCTTTGTTGGAATATGCCTTGAATGTTGGTGCCAGTGAATTGATTATCACGGAAGGTGCCCCCTCTGCAGTTCGCTTGGCTGGAAAGGTTTGTGCTATTCCCGATGCCCCCGCTATTGAAGTGGGTGGCCTCCGCGAAATCTTGACTTCTATGGATGGCGAATCCGGAACTGTGATGGGCTCCTGGTGCGGATCCAAGTGGCGCGTACGTTATTACCGTGCTGCTCTGGGCAATGCCGCTGTATTCCGCCCGGTTCTTGAAGACTGTCCTGAATTTACTGCTATCGGCGCTCCGGAATCCTTGAACAACTTGCTGGGCTTGAGTTCCGGCTTGGTTGTTTTTGCAGGTCCTTCTTGCAGTGGTAAAACTACCACTGCAACGTCCTATGTTTCTGCGCTTTGCCAGTCTAAGATCCTTCGAGTCAGCTTCTTGAATGGTGCTGAAGAAATTCCTGTGAAGCGCGGCCCCAGTTTGGTTCTGGATGATGCTTCTGGTGATGTTTCCCAGAAGATTGATCAGGCTCTTCGCAGTGGCACGGACTTGATTTGGCTTGGGGATTTCGACGGAAAGACCCTGATTCCGATTTTGCATGCAGCAGAAGCAGGCGCTCTTGTTGTCTTGAATGTGACTGCTGGCAATGCCGTAGGCGTTCTTGATGCATTGCTCTCTTCTGAATCTGCTGAAAATCGCGACCTGGTCCGCAACATGCTGGCCTCTGTACTTAAGGCTATTGTGGTTCAGCGATTGTTGCCGTCTACTCAGGGTGGCAGCACTGCAGCATGGGAAATCCTTTATGGTACCCAGAATGTGGCTGCTCGAATTCGTGGTGGCGAACACTTCACCTTGCCTTCTATCATTGCCGCTTCTGCAGCAGATGGCATGATGCTGATGGACGACTGCATCAATAGTCTTGTGCAGTCTGGTTATGTCGCAGCAGAGGATGCTTCCAGATATGTGGCTAATCCCGCACGTCTTGGCTAAATCATCCTTTAGGGTGGTTAGGATGGCGGCCTCCGTGGCTGCCTTTTCGGCGTTGGCAGTAACTGCATTTGCCCAAGATAAAACTGCGGCAGATGCAGAACTCATGCTGAGCGCTTTTGATGCGACAGAAACTGCTTCGGTTGAAACAGTGAGGGATTCTGTTGTGAATGAATCCGAGGTTATTGACTCCGTTCCGGAGACAGCCTTTGTTCCTGTTGCAGAACCTGTTGTTTCAACAAAACCTGCATTAAAGACTGTTCTCTACCTTAGTGGTGGTGAACGTTCTACCTGGTTCCATTTGGGCGTGCTCTACGCTATTGAAGAATACGGTATCCCTGTTGATTCTGTGGTTGGTACTTCCTGGGGTGCCTGGATTGGTTCCCTGTGGGCTAAGGGGGTTCCTCTGGATGAAATCCAGAGAATCATGAAGGACCCAGCAATTGCATCCTACGTGGGTCATGATCTTTCCGATCCGACAAACAAGCTGGGCTATGATAACCGCGATGCTTTCGAATTGCCTATTTCAAAAAAGGGAATCCCCAGTCTCCGTCAGCGTTTCACCATGAACGTTGATGAACAACTTCAGGTAACTCGCGAGAAAAAATCCCTGTACCCGGATACCATGGGTGTTAAGCGTTCTATCGCGAAATTGCGTTTTCAGGAAACCCTTTATCGTCAAGATGTGATTTTCAGGATTCCGTTCTCGGTGCAGGGTTGCGATGGAAAGGACGAGGGCAAACTTTCCGCAAATGTGATTTCTTCGTTGCCTTTGTGGGAAAATGAAGTTTCAGGTGAACTGTGCCCTCATTACGCTTTGCCGGTAGAAGATAATGCTGCGGAATTTCCGATCATCGTTGTGGCAGACCCTTTGCGAGGAACCTTAACGGGTGATTCTCGTTCCAAGCTTTTGAAACAAATGGCTGGAGCGAACTTGAACAATTTGCCGGGATCAACTGTTCGTCCGCACACCGTTTTGGACACGTCTTACACGGCTATGATTCAACTTGGTTTTTCAAGTTTTGAACACAATCTTTCTGATTTTGCGCCTTTTACAAACCGCCGTGTTTCTTATAAGGACCTGTTTGGTGGTAAGGACGTAAGGAAGTCCTGGTTTAAGTTCAATCCGACTTTCGACAGTTTGTCTTCAGAAACCCATAGTGCGGTGAAGACGTATTGGGATGATTCCGATACGGGCCTGGTCGCTTTGGAACATTTCGCTGAAAAAATCCTGCAGCGTCCCGGTTATGACTCTCTGGATTTTGATATGTTGCCTTCTGGTGACTTGATGGTTTCTGCGGCTGTTCATCCCACCTTTGATGTGGCTGTGGGTGGGTTTGGTTCCAATGCCTTGGGTGCTAATGCGTACTTTGAAGGAACGATGAATTTTGTGAACCAGATGGAAATGGAATTGGTCCTGTCTGGTTTTTGGGGCACCTCGTCCTATGGCGTTCAACCTCGTTTAAATGTTTCAAAGCTTTGGAGCAAACATTGGGGACTTCAGTTCGGTTACGATTACCTTATGCTGCGTCCGTTGAAGACTTACAATAATGATCTTCGTGGCGAGTATCGAATCGTATCGGAAGAACGCAGCGATTTCTCCATGACTGTTGTTTATGACGTAGACGTAAATCAAAAAGTTTCTGCGAACTTCTTGTTTGGCAATCGTACTTTTGAATTGAATCCCATTTATTATGGTTACGATGGTGTCAAAACCTTCCCGGTGTCGCCGAGCCTGAATTATGAATATTTGAATGGCGATGATGACCAATGGTTTTCTCAAAAGGGTTTTGCGGCTCATGCTTCTGCAGGCTTGCAGTCCATCGGGTTTAATTTCGGAATAAGCGACTTGATTCCGATTTACTGGAAATTCTCTGGTGATTTACGTTATTCCGTATCTCCGAAACCATTCGCGACCTTTACTGCGGGGGTTGCAGCGGCAATCGAACGTTATCGTCAGGAAGGCCATGGCTACGTGAGCCCGAAATCTTTTGAATACGCACCTTTGGATATTGCCTACCGTTATCACGCCCAGGTTACCCCCTGGTCAACAGAGTGGTATAACGAGGAACTGTCTTCCCATGAGTATGCCTTGATTCGCGGTAGCGCAGCCTTGCATAGCAAGTATTTTGGCCTGTGGTTGTTCGCTGCCTATTATCACGACTTTGAAGATAGTCCTTATGCCAAGTTGTCCAAGAACAAGTTTGTCATTGAACCCGCGCTTCGTCTGTCGTACAAATCCCTGGACATTTATGCGGGCATGAATCGCATTGTGGATAAGGATGGCTTCAGTGGCATAACCGATTTTGGTAACTATACCTACTTTGTCCGTTTCGGCAATTACCAATTCTAGTATCCGCTTGTATACAAAAAATATTTGAGCCACTCTAGCAATTAGGTTGGGCCATTTCTAAAATTGACAAAAAATTTAAGAAGGCCCTTTTATGCAGTCTAAAGTGCAAGTCAAAGATCGCTCCCTTTTGAGTCTTTCTTGGCCCTTGTTCATAACGTTTGGTATCGCAACCTGCCAACCGATGATGGACAGTTGGTTCCTTTCCCGCACTTCTGAAACTGCTGCGGCCGGTGTTGGTGCCCTGGGCCCTATTCTTGGTGCCATTTTTATGGCTATTACCGCCTTCTCTCAGGCGGGCGCAAGTATCGCCTCTCAATTCATGGGTGCGGAACGTCCCAAACAGGCCGGCACCACCCAGACTATGGTTCTTCTGGGTAGCTTGCTTTTAGGTGTTGCTATCATGCTGGTGACTATTCCGCTGGCAGGAAACATTGTCAACTGGATGGGCCTTACGGGAGACGCTGCCAAGTACGGTTACGAGTTCATGTTCATCGTTTCCTTTGGCTTTGCGTTCCGTTCCTTGCAAACGACGCTGACCTCCTTGATTGCAACCCACGGCCTTACCGGCTGGAACTTGATCGGAAACATTATCACCATCGTTTCCAATGCCATCATGAATGTGATTTTCCTGAATGGATACTTCGGCCTGCCTTGCATGGGCGTAAAGGGTGTTGCTCTCGCCACCATGCTTTCCTGGCTGATTTCTTCCGTAGTGCTTTATGCGATTCTCAAGTACAAGGTTCATCATAAGATTCGTAGCACAGACTTCAAACGCTCCTGCGTGATTCTTCCGGACTGGATTCGCATTGGCGTACCTGCCGCCGTGGAACCGGTCAGCTTCCAGATTTTCCAGGTGGTGCTTACGGCCATCATCGTGCATTTGGGCATTACTGCCATGACGGCGAGAATCTTTGCGGCAAACTTCGCCATGCTTGCGGTTATTTTAAGTGTGGGGTTGAGTAGTGGTAGCCAGATTCTTGTAGCTCACTTGGTGGGCGCCCATGATTTCGACAAGGCCAACCGCCGTTTACACCAGAGCCTTGCTGCGGGCTGTTCTAGCAGCTTGATCGTAGCCATTATCGTTGCGATTTTTGGAACGGAATTAATGTCCCTTTATTCCATTGATCCTGAAATCCAGAGGTTGGGCAGGATTTGCCTTTGGTGCGACGTTGCTCTCCAACCTTTCAAGGCCGCCAACATGACCATCACTTCTGCACTTCGTGCTTCCGGTGATTCCAAGTTCCCCGCGATTGTGGGCTCCACCATGATGTGGACCTTGGGCCTTGGCACGGCACTTCTTCTGGGCTTTGGCTTAGATCTTGGTCTTGCCGGTATTTGGCTGGGCATGGCTGCCGATGAATTCTATCGCTCCATCGTGAACTACATCCGTTGGCGCGGCGGTCGCTGGAAAGAACTGGGCGTCGTTTAGTGCCTTAGCTATAGTTTGAAAAAAGCCCGGGGCGATTGCCTCGGGTTTTAAATTGTTACTCCGGTATCGTCCGGGGTTCTGTATTACAACTGCGGTGCGCCGGTTTTTGCGCGGTTCTTTGCGGCAACGTCCTTGTACTTGTTGTGGTCGGCCAGGTTGTCGCTGAAGAAGTGGGTCATAGATCCGTCATCCTTGGCTACAAAATACAATGCCTTGGTTTCTGCAGGGTAGAGTGCTGCGGTAATTGCCTTGCGACCCGGATTGGAAATGGGACCCGGCATCAATCCAGGGAATTTGCGGGTGTTGTAAGGACTGTCGCTGTTCAACTGGCTCTTGTAGATGGGACCGGTCAAATTCTTGAAGATGAATCTTACGGTGGGGTCGGCACCCAGAGGCATGCCGATGCGGAGGCGGTTGTGGAACACGCCTGCAATGATGGGACGTTCGTCCGGCATACCGGTTTCTTCTTCCACCACGCTGGCCAGGGTCAACACGCGGTGCCAGTTGCCAAGGGTTTCCCATTTGGAGCCGGACTTCAGGTTGGCCTTCAGTTCGTCACGGAGCTTCAAGTTGGCTGCCACCATCTGCTTCAGGATCACTTCTTCATCGGCGTCGATGGGGAAGGGGTAGGTGTCCGGCAGCAGGTAGCCTTCCAAGCTGTTTGCTTCGAGACCCAGCTTGCGGGCGAACTTCGGGTCCTGGACCAGCTTGTTCCAGCGGTCCTCGTCCAGGTTCGGGTAAGCCTTTTTGACATAGGCTGGGATTTCCCAGGAGGCTCGACCTTCGGGGATGGTCACCTTACGAACGGCAATCTTGCCACTGGCGATGATGTCCAGAACCTGTTCCAGGGACTGTCCCTTGGGAATTTCGTACCAACCGGCCTTCAAGGACGGGTTCTTTTTACGGACAACCAGCTTATAGGCCACCTCGTCGTCCCAAATTCCGTTCTGTTTGAGGATCTGGAAAACCTTGGTGGGGGAGCTGCCCTTGGGGACCTGGATAAGCACGGAATCCTGATTTTGGGCTGTTGCGCCCATTCTGGAGTTCACGGAAGAGTACCCAAAAAAGGCGATTAGGGCCAAAATGGCGACAAAAACAAGTAAAATCTTCTTCATACACTAAAAATTTAAAAGAAAAATTACCGAAATGGAAAAATAAAAGGTATATTCCTATTGCATTTTGAATTTTTACCATGTTTCTAAGGAAGAGATTATGAAAAAGGTATTGGTAATTGCTCTCGTTCTTATGGTCGGCGTTTCCTTTGGTGCCGGCAAGAAGGTCAAGTCCAAGCTGGGCGATATCGACCTGACTAAGGAAAAAGACGGCGGTGCTGTTGTTTGTACCGCAGGCTTCAATGATGAACTTACCATCGTTAAGGACGGTGAAACCGAAGTGCTCGTTAAGGGTAACTGCGGTCAGGGTTGGGTTCCCAAGTCCAAGATTGAATACGTTGCACAGCTCGCTGGCGATAA comes from the Fibrobacter sp. genome and includes:
- a CDS encoding putative transporter, producing MQWLIDLFTGSSVAQQVVVLSVTAALGLMVGKIKVKGISLGGAGALFVGILMGHLGLRLEPSVLHFMQEFGLILFVYTIGMQVGPGFIDSIRRHGLVLNILAVSVVLMGVLVTLCLYFFTDMHNNVPVLIGMLCGAVTNTPSLGAANSAFVAAGADTSLTGIGYAVAYPFGVIGIILVMILIRVFFKQDPAKSAEEYTAEIAATRKEIVSCSLLVENKNLFGVAVKEIPNLISSGVVITRLLRDETIITPKGSTKIHEGDKIHIVGMPEAVATMEKVIGSRLTTPITAANSDLTTKSILVTNKKMLGKTIESLAFAERYGVTVSRVVRGEFKFTGRLDLRLKFADKLLVVGPAAGIDAVTKELGDSLKALDHPEIIPAFVGIFLGIIVGSIPIAIPGMPTPLKLGLAGGPLVISIILSRKRKIGPLNFFMAASANLMLRELGITLFLTCVGLNAGIKFFDVLLNGDGFYYMGLAALITFVPLMVAGVVGRVVFKVNYLSLCGAIAGSMTDPPALAFANGLSNSEAVNVGYASVYPLTMLLRILSGQVLAILLYAVA
- the queC gene encoding 7-cyano-7-deazaguanine synthase QueC translates to MKKAIVLSSGGVDSTVCVAMAVEKFGKENVATASIFYGQKHRKELDCAKAVADYYGLPHYEFDVASIMQFSNCSLLANSTKEIDHKSYDQQIAENGRGKVSTYVPFRNGLMLSVCASLAQSIYENDDVTIFLGAHADDAAGNAYADCSEEFVSTMSDAIGIGTYEQVHVAAPFTGVSKSEVVKIGLELKAPFELTWSCYEGGENPCGTCATCIDRAKAFEANNASDPAL
- a CDS encoding ABC transporter ATP-binding protein, whose amino-acid sequence is MIQIEHLHKTYHSGFLMKPKLALKDVSFNVEPGQVYGFIGPNGAGKSTTIKVLTGLLNFDSGKVLINGISPRDVKSRTFLGYSPEQPYFYDYLSGRELLQFYGKLVGLEGKELDSRIHWALELLHADKDWIDRRLRSYSKGMMQRVGIAQAILGKPKLLILDEPMSGLDPMGRRDVREAIQTLNRDGVTIFYSSHLLSDVESISHKVAMIVDGKIVREGTVDEITESCGVEYHVRTRQAILAADLPEGVTPAGHPQECVCADDAARDRLLSFCLSHGVAVEKMDHKRPSLEDILTEEIARADA
- a CDS encoding ABC transporter permease; protein product: MPTLKHIGIIALNTFRESIRDKILYNIVFLAIALTLFSIVLGEWSVFDRAYVIKSTTLSVMSLSGLLISIFVGISLVQKEIQRRTVLTLLSKPISRATFIVGKYLGLLAVVAVHLAILTCIYYLMLAVTGADPTLSLLTAIYLIFCEMAVVIAVALLFSSFSSTVLSALFTLGVYFAGHLSNQLLEQVRFASRMGEMNETSSAIFEKAAVVIHAIFPGLYRFNVTNYVVHGVALPDMYLFWNTVYALGYVGVFLAIASWWFSRRDFL
- the tadA gene encoding Flp pilus assembly complex ATPase component TadA, translated to MRNQYMAKVLVHNKVVTEDQIKTYWGQVTDTKDIGQVLVDAGVIPPPMYVKVLAFVKNLEAKAAAEAPAAPAVKPAAPAAAPAPAAPAAKPAFTAASSSASSSSSSDSEGGLQIEGNNPYGEISTANMDVEAVAGLEATSISTFQVKSDSDEEDLAAESDELPSRFAIATGEGTPIEAPETLRPMTTLPQIIAFARKFNATDIYLFADRPIVMRQSGALFEASEQPLDLSRLNERLDEASKGFSDGYKIVVGQNFSKTIGLKGAGRARITVTWNGTTPSISLRVIPSESTTLENLYLPAFCAQFAELNCGLVLIAGPAASGRSTTMTTFAETIAANRDVYIQTVEKPIERLLQNARGAIAQREVGLQVRSGIEGVDLAMKSGADVILFDHLENTDELYALLQAANAGALVFAVTAGNNVHSLLSRLLSSVPEQNRTALANALADQLKGVIVQHLIPIVQNQGQILAVEAMKMTSPMANLLRRGEIAQLVAAINSLKDQGVSLDDSLQKCVESGYIEGNEAWKRANDARRFAAYRSAN
- the tadA gene encoding Flp pilus assembly complex ATPase component TadA, with protein sequence MATEIESLLEYALNVGASELIITEGAPSAVRLAGKVCAIPDAPAIEVGGLREILTSMDGESGTVMGSWCGSKWRVRYYRAALGNAAVFRPVLEDCPEFTAIGAPESLNNLLGLSSGLVVFAGPSCSGKTTTATSYVSALCQSKILRVSFLNGAEEIPVKRGPSLVLDDASGDVSQKIDQALRSGTDLIWLGDFDGKTLIPILHAAEAGALVVLNVTAGNAVGVLDALLSSESAENRDLVRNMLASVLKAIVVQRLLPSTQGGSTAAWEILYGTQNVAARIRGGEHFTLPSIIAASAADGMMLMDDCINSLVQSGYVAAEDASRYVANPARLG
- a CDS encoding patatin-like phospholipase family protein, coding for MAAFSALAVTAFAQDKTAADAELMLSAFDATETASVETVRDSVVNESEVIDSVPETAFVPVAEPVVSTKPALKTVLYLSGGERSTWFHLGVLYAIEEYGIPVDSVVGTSWGAWIGSLWAKGVPLDEIQRIMKDPAIASYVGHDLSDPTNKLGYDNRDAFELPISKKGIPSLRQRFTMNVDEQLQVTREKKSLYPDTMGVKRSIAKLRFQETLYRQDVIFRIPFSVQGCDGKDEGKLSANVISSLPLWENEVSGELCPHYALPVEDNAAEFPIIVVADPLRGTLTGDSRSKLLKQMAGANLNNLPGSTVRPHTVLDTSYTAMIQLGFSSFEHNLSDFAPFTNRRVSYKDLFGGKDVRKSWFKFNPTFDSLSSETHSAVKTYWDDSDTGLVALEHFAEKILQRPGYDSLDFDMLPSGDLMVSAAVHPTFDVAVGGFGSNALGANAYFEGTMNFVNQMEMELVLSGFWGTSSYGVQPRLNVSKLWSKHWGLQFGYDYLMLRPLKTYNNDLRGEYRIVSEERSDFSMTVVYDVDVNQKVSANFLFGNRTFELNPIYYGYDGVKTFPVSPSLNYEYLNGDDDQWFSQKGFAAHASAGLQSIGFNFGISDLIPIYWKFSGDLRYSVSPKPFATFTAGVAAAIERYRQEGHGYVSPKSFEYAPLDIAYRYHAQVTPWSTEWYNEELSSHEYALIRGSAALHSKYFGLWLFAAYYHDFEDSPYAKLSKNKFVIEPALRLSYKSLDIYAGMNRIVDKDGFSGITDFGNYTYFVRFGNYQF
- a CDS encoding MATE family efflux transporter; its protein translation is MQSKVQVKDRSLLSLSWPLFITFGIATCQPMMDSWFLSRTSETAAAGVGALGPILGAIFMAITAFSQAGASIASQFMGAERPKQAGTTQTMVLLGSLLLGVAIMLVTIPLAGNIVNWMGLTGDAAKYGYEFMFIVSFGFAFRSLQTTLTSLIATHGLTGWNLIGNIITIVSNAIMNVIFLNGYFGLPCMGVKGVALATMLSWLISSVVLYAILKYKVHHKIRSTDFKRSCVILPDWIRIGVPAAVEPVSFQIFQVVLTAIIVHLGITAMTARIFAANFAMLAVILSVGLSSGSQILVAHLVGAHDFDKANRRLHQSLAAGCSSSLIVAIIVAIFGTELMSLYSIDPEIQRLGRICLWCDVALQPFKAANMTITSALRASGDSKFPAIVGSTMMWTLGLGTALLLGFGLDLGLAGIWLGMAADEFYRSIVNYIRWRGGRWKELGVV